A genomic stretch from Hemibagrus wyckioides isolate EC202008001 linkage group LG18, SWU_Hwy_1.0, whole genome shotgun sequence includes:
- the rbm22 gene encoding pre-mRNA-splicing factor RBM22, whose translation MATSLGSNTYNRQNWEDSDFPILCQTCLGENPYIRMTKEKYGKECKICARPFTVFRWCPGVRMRFKKTEVCQTCSKMKNVCQTCLLDLEYGLPIQVRDTGISVKDDMPRSDVNKEYYTQNMEREIANSDGTRPVGALGKAPGASDMLLKLARTTPYYKRNRPHICSFWVKGECRRGEECPYRHEKPTDPDDPLADQNIKDRYYGINDPVANKLLKRASTMPRLDPPEDKSITTLYIGGLADTITDSELRNHFYQFGEIRTITVVQRQQCAFIQFATRQAAEMAAEKSFNKLIIHGHRLNVKWGRSQAARGKDGEKEGVTESGIRLEPVPGLPGALPPPPVSTDDISANYFNLAPNTGPAVMNLGIPPPPGVAMPPPPGFGPPMYPSMDPMAPPMPPPMAMRPPGQVHYPSQDPLRMGAHASRHGGS comes from the exons ATGGCGACTTCCTTAGGTTCTAACACGTACAACAGACAGAATTGGGAGGACTCT GACTTCCCTATTCTCTGTCAGACATGTTTAGGGGAGAATCCATACATCCGAATG ACCAAAGAAAAGTATGGCAAAGAGTGCAAG ATCTGTGCCCGTCCCTTCACCGTGTTCCGCTGGTGTCCGGGGGTCAGGATGCGCTTTAAGAAGACGGAAGTGTGTCAGACCTGCAGTAAGATGAAAAATGTGTGTCAGACCTGCCTACTGGATCTGGAGTACG GTTTACCTATTCAAGTCAGAGACACAGGGATATCCGTAAAAGACGACATGCCAAGATCGGATGTGAACAAAGAGTACTACACCCAGAACATGGAGAGAGAG ATCGCGAATTCGGATGGTACGAGACCAGTCGGTGCTCTGGGCAAAGCCCCAGGGGCCAGTGACATGCTGTTGAAGCTCGCCCGCACCACTCCGTACTACAAGAGGAACAGACCTCACATCTGCTCTTTCTGGGTGAAAGGAGAGTGccggagaggagaggagtgtccTTACAG GCACGAGAAGCCCACTGACCCAGATGACCCGCTGGCTGATCAGAACATTAAGGACCGCTACTACGGCATCAATGACCCGGTGGCTAATAAGCTGTTGAAGCGAGCCTCCACCATGCCTAGGTTAGACCCACCTGAGGACAAGTCCATCACCACGCTGTACATCGGAGGCCTAGCAGATACCATTACAGATTCAGAGCTCAG gAATCATTTCTACCAGTTTGGGGAGATCCGCACCATCACCGTAGTGCAGAGGCAGCAGTGCGCCTTTATCCAGTTTGCCACTCGTCAGGCTGCTGAGATGGCCGCCGAGAAATCCTTCAACAAGCTGATCATTCACGGCCATCGCCTCAACGTCAAGTGGGGCAG gtcCCAGGCAGCACGAGGAAAAGATGGTGAAAAGGAAGGCGTGACTGAAAGTGGAATCAGACTGGAGCCTGTGCCCGGCCTCCCTGGAG CGCTGCCTCCACCGCCCGTCTCTACAGACGACATCTCGGCCAACTATTTCAACTTGGCGCCTAACACCGGTCCTGCAGTCATGAATTTAGGGATCCCTCCTCCCCCAGGAGTAGCCATGCCGCCACCTCCAG GTTTTGGCCCACCTATGTACCCCTCTATGGATCCTATGGCCCCTCCAATGCCACCTCCAATGGCCATGAGGCCTCCAGGTCAGGTGCATTATCCATCCCAAGATCCTCTGCGTATGGGTGCACATGCCAGCCGCCACGGAGGCTCCTAG
- the LOC131369539 gene encoding myozenin-2, which yields MPVDLAKERQLQGVALCLEARGECLDLGKKISVPQDIMMEELNLRSNKGSRMFQARQKRSEKFTLEGAGKQADDQSETSYHQATEELTDKAHSSTKVNPPERNNLLAKLHHSVAKKGSPSVLAPGYSGPLKEIPPEKFNVTVIPKSYCSPWEEQSDSKSMLVTISSNLPEPPQKLVPANYRCFNRAPMPFGGTSGGTRTLPLPGFELLQAYTEPTLTWERMCARPNFNRIPRGWTA from the exons agtgccTAGACCTGGGAAAGAAGATCAGCGTTCCACAGGATATAATGATGGAGGAGTTGAACCTGCGCTCAAACAAGGGATCCAGAATGTTCCAAGCGAGACAAAAGAGATCAGAGAAGTTCACGCTGGAAGGTGCAGGAAAACAAGCTGACGAT CAAAGCGAGACATCATATCATCAGGCTACAGAAGAGCTGACAGACAAAGCTCACAGCAGCACAAAGGTCAACCCACCAGAGAGAAACAACCTGCTGGCTAAACTCCATCACAGCGTAGCCAAAAAGGGAAGTCCGAGCGTTCTGGCACCAG GATATTCTGGGCCTCTGAAAGAGATTCCTCCTGAGAAATTCAACGTTACTGTAATCCCCAAGTCATACTGCTCACCATGGGAAGAACAGAGCGACAGCAAAAGCATGCTGGTGACCATTAGCTCCAATCTGCCCGAACCTCCTCAGAAACTCGTCCCTGCTAACTACAGATGCTTCAACAG AGCTCCGATGCCATTTGGAGGGACGTCAGGTGGCACCAGGACCCTGCCTCTGCCTGGCTTTGAACTCTTGCAGGCCTACACGGAGCCCACACTCACCTGGGAGAGGATGTGCGCTCGGCCCAACTTTAACCGCATCCCGAGAGGCTGGACAGCTTAA